A section of the bacterium genome encodes:
- the murD gene encoding UDP-N-acetylmuramoyl-L-alanine--D-glutamate ligase, producing the protein MVDLTGQKVLVLGLGMTGASAARFCAERGARVVVADERPDVDTSQLPAGIEVRAGQVFPDPGDFDLVIPSPGIPRARYASKAKRAWGDIELAFRFLQVPVIAVTGTNGKSTTVRLIEAMLRAAGLRAKAAGNVGEPALELVGQALDVAVLEVSSFQLEAVDAFRPKVGVLLNLSPDHLDRHESMEGYLAAKARLFARQNESDHAILNLRNSQLRELAGGLPAAVHAFDGQEPVERGASCDGSCFVRSEGGTDLRFPLPGGEPLPEPLRSNALAAWLSACLIGADPARALSALGDFQPLPHRLERISLRNDVEWIDDSKATNPGAAARALEGMERSTIWIAGGRDKGLPFDELACAALDRVRRVLLIGEAAASLGHALAGHATTEQLGTLEAAVARAAELAVPGDAVLLAPACASFDQFASFEERGDRFAELVGALSMEGNP; encoded by the coding sequence ATGGTCGACCTCACGGGACAGAAAGTGCTCGTCCTGGGTCTCGGCATGACCGGGGCCAGCGCGGCGCGCTTCTGTGCGGAACGTGGCGCCCGGGTGGTCGTGGCAGACGAACGCCCCGACGTCGACACGAGCCAGCTGCCCGCGGGAATCGAGGTTCGAGCGGGGCAGGTCTTTCCGGATCCGGGTGATTTCGATCTGGTCATCCCGAGCCCCGGGATCCCCCGCGCACGTTATGCCTCGAAGGCAAAGCGAGCCTGGGGGGATATCGAGCTGGCGTTCCGCTTCCTGCAGGTTCCGGTGATCGCCGTGACCGGCACGAACGGAAAATCGACGACCGTTCGGCTGATCGAGGCCATGCTGCGAGCGGCCGGGCTTCGCGCGAAGGCGGCGGGAAATGTTGGCGAACCGGCCCTCGAGCTGGTGGGGCAGGCGCTCGACGTGGCCGTTCTCGAGGTCTCGTCCTTTCAGCTCGAAGCGGTGGACGCATTTCGCCCAAAGGTCGGCGTGCTGCTCAATCTCAGCCCGGACCACCTGGATCGCCACGAATCCATGGAAGGTTATCTGGCCGCCAAGGCCCGGCTCTTCGCACGACAGAACGAGAGCGACCACGCAATCCTGAACTTGCGAAACTCCCAGTTGCGGGAGTTGGCGGGCGGATTGCCGGCCGCCGTGCATGCCTTCGACGGCCAGGAACCCGTGGAACGCGGTGCCAGCTGCGACGGAAGCTGCTTCGTCCGCAGTGAGGGCGGCACCGACCTGCGCTTCCCGCTCCCGGGCGGCGAGCCCCTTCCCGAGCCCCTGCGCAGCAACGCCCTGGCCGCCTGGCTCTCGGCCTGCCTGATCGGGGCGGACCCGGCGCGTGCGCTCAGCGCCCTCGGCGATTTCCAACCACTGCCCCACCGGCTCGAACGCATATCCCTCCGCAACGACGTGGAGTGGATCGACGATTCCAAGGCGACCAACCCGGGCGCCGCAGCTCGGGCACTCGAGGGAATGGAGCGGTCGACGATCTGGATCGCCGGCGGACGAGACAAAGGCCTTCCTTTCGACGAACTGGCTTGCGCGGCGCTCGACCGCGTCCGAAGGGTGCTCCTCATCGGTGAGGCCGCGGCCTCTCTTGGACACGCCTTGGCCGGCCATGCAACGACCGAGCAGCTCGGAACGCTGGAAGCCGCTGTGGCCCGAGCCGCGGAACTCGCCGTCCCGGGCGACGCCGTCTTGTTGGCCCCGGCCTGCGCCAGCTTCGACCAGTTCGCAAGCTTCGAGGAGCGCGGTGATCGGTTTGCGGAACTCGTCGGTGCCCTCAGCATGGAGGGGAACCCGTGA
- a CDS encoding cell division protein FtsW, with protein MRGIAATPRSPLGRSRAAAPHDGNTDAIAAVAMAVALLAALGAVAVFSASAPLALEATIPPHFLRHASALGLGAGLAWVASRIPLTLWYRTAPLFWGGAILLLVLTALIGHTANGAQRWLVIPGIGVAFQPAEIAKLATLVAGAAWLSGQDGKAALTRNGVLGALALATIPALLCAPQPDLGNAVLLVALMGLLLFVGGAPLRILFGPAVAGVAGIALYSFIQPHALRRWIGFLDPWANANNEGFQLVQSFVAFGRGGWFGVGLGDGRQKLFYLPEAHTDFVLSVVAEELGLVGVLFALGGFAALWIAGLRITLRTRRRFPMLLAFGMTSLITVPAAMNAAVVMGLLPTKGLTLPFLSYGRTSLLVSCVAIGILIAVAREPAGDAPARRSRR; from the coding sequence GTGAGGGGCATCGCTGCGACACCCAGAAGCCCGCTCGGACGGAGCCGGGCGGCCGCCCCGCACGACGGCAACACCGATGCGATCGCTGCCGTTGCCATGGCGGTCGCGCTGCTCGCCGCGCTCGGGGCTGTCGCCGTTTTCAGCGCCAGCGCACCCCTGGCCCTGGAAGCGACGATCCCGCCCCACTTCCTGCGCCATGCGAGCGCCCTGGGCCTCGGGGCGGGGCTGGCGTGGGTTGCATCCCGCATCCCCCTGACGCTCTGGTACCGGACCGCCCCACTCTTCTGGGGCGGAGCGATTCTGCTGCTGGTGCTCACCGCGCTCATCGGACACACCGCAAACGGCGCGCAACGCTGGCTGGTCATTCCAGGGATCGGGGTCGCGTTCCAACCCGCAGAGATCGCAAAGCTCGCCACCCTGGTGGCGGGAGCGGCGTGGCTCTCGGGCCAGGATGGCAAGGCAGCCCTCACCCGCAACGGTGTGCTGGGTGCGTTGGCCCTCGCGACCATCCCGGCATTGTTATGCGCCCCCCAGCCCGACCTCGGAAATGCCGTCCTCCTGGTCGCGTTGATGGGCCTGCTCTTGTTCGTGGGGGGCGCTCCACTGCGGATCCTCTTCGGTCCGGCAGTCGCCGGGGTCGCGGGCATCGCCCTCTACAGCTTCATCCAGCCTCACGCCCTTCGGCGTTGGATCGGCTTTCTCGACCCCTGGGCCAACGCCAACAACGAAGGCTTCCAACTGGTCCAATCCTTCGTTGCTTTCGGGCGCGGTGGCTGGTTCGGGGTCGGCCTGGGCGACGGGCGCCAGAAACTCTTCTACCTGCCCGAGGCCCACACGGATTTCGTCCTCTCGGTCGTCGCGGAAGAACTCGGTCTGGTGGGCGTGCTGTTTGCGCTCGGCGGTTTCGCCGCTCTCTGGATCGCCGGCCTGCGCATCACGCTACGCACCCGACGCCGCTTTCCGATGCTGCTGGCCTTCGGCATGACCTCACTCATCACCGTGCCTGCGGCGATGAACGCCGCAGTCGTGATGGGGCTGCTCCCAACCAAGGGACTCACCCTGCCCTTCCTTTCCTACGGTCGCACTTCGCTTCTGGTCTCATGCGTAGCCATCGGAATCCTGATCGCCGTGGCGCGAGAACCAGCCGGTGACGCACCAGCTCGCAGGTCCAGGCGATGA
- the murG gene encoding undecaprenyldiphospho-muramoylpentapeptide beta-N-acetylglucosaminyltransferase: MTLRWIIAGGGTGGHVMPALALGELLREAGEPVLFVGTERGIETRLVPEAGFELVALDSRPLIGRSLFSRIQAVGALLRATWRARSVLARFGADIVISVGGYASAPAALAAASSGTPMVLVNTDALPGAANRLSARYAKRIFAGFPNSENAFGKLAERVQVTGVPLRRTLRDAFAGASPAQVPEDEPRRLFVFGGSQGARQINDALLAMLPELAKRRVRIVHQTGEADRERVAEAYAGAGVDACVIAFEHDMPRRYREAELVVCRAGAISIAELALAGRASLLVPLAHVGGGEQFANARLLEECGAAQVLDSRKPDDATFQRALLDLLDDPAGLRKMGALAAKLGRPEAARSIIVTCREIVGGSR; the protein is encoded by the coding sequence ATGACCCTTCGCTGGATCATCGCCGGAGGCGGTACCGGCGGGCACGTCATGCCCGCCCTCGCGCTCGGAGAACTGTTGCGTGAGGCCGGAGAGCCGGTGCTCTTCGTGGGGACCGAACGCGGCATCGAAACCCGGCTCGTCCCCGAGGCAGGGTTCGAACTGGTCGCGCTCGATTCCCGACCCTTGATCGGCCGATCGCTCTTCTCCCGAATCCAAGCCGTGGGCGCCCTGCTCCGGGCAACCTGGCGCGCACGCAGCGTGCTCGCGCGCTTCGGTGCAGACATCGTCATCTCGGTGGGCGGTTATGCATCCGCACCGGCGGCCCTCGCCGCCGCATCGAGCGGAACGCCGATGGTGCTCGTGAACACGGATGCGCTGCCCGGCGCTGCCAACCGGCTCTCGGCGAGGTATGCGAAGCGCATCTTCGCCGGTTTCCCGAACAGCGAGAACGCCTTCGGCAAGCTTGCCGAGCGAGTCCAGGTGACCGGCGTCCCGCTGCGGCGAACGTTGCGCGACGCTTTCGCTGGTGCTTCCCCGGCCCAGGTGCCCGAGGACGAGCCGCGGCGACTCTTCGTGTTCGGGGGCTCCCAGGGTGCCCGTCAGATCAACGATGCCCTGCTTGCGATGCTTCCGGAGCTGGCGAAGCGTCGGGTTCGCATCGTTCATCAGACCGGAGAAGCGGATCGCGAGCGTGTCGCCGAGGCGTACGCCGGGGCAGGTGTCGACGCCTGCGTAATCGCCTTCGAGCATGACATGCCGCGACGCTACCGGGAGGCGGAGCTGGTCGTCTGCCGAGCCGGGGCCATCTCGATCGCGGAGCTGGCACTGGCGGGCCGCGCTTCGCTGCTCGTCCCGCTGGCCCACGTGGGCGGCGGCGAGCAGTTCGCAAACGCCCGGCTTCTCGAGGAGTGCGGTGCGGCGCAGGTTCTCGACAGCCGGAAGCCGGATGACGCGACCTTCCAACGAGCACTCCTCGACCTGCTCGATGATCCGGCCGGGCTTCGAAAGATGGGCGCTCTTGCCGCGAAGCTCGGCAGGCCCGAGGCGGCTCGCTCCATCATCGTCACCTGCCGCGAGATCGTTGGAGGCTCGCGATGA
- a CDS encoding UDP-N-acetylmuramate--L-alanine ligase — translation MKRRFRGIDRVHFIGIGGIGMCGIAELLHGLGYTITGSDLAEGPTVDRLRTLGISVVSGHDETNVGAADVVVVSSAIRANNPEIAEATRQGIPVIPRAEMLAELMRLQDGIAVAGTHGKTTTTSLIAHVLEHAGLDPTAVVGGRIAGAGERTGARLGQGAFLVAEADESDGSFLRLAPVIAVITNVEPEHLDHYGSEEALQDAFVQFANRVPFFGVCVVCLDHPGVQELLPRLTRRRSTYGFSPQAEWGAGEPEFHVDGSRFEVRQGDQALGLIDLPLAGRHNVLNALAAVAVAGEAGVSFQDTSEALARFPGVERRFETKGDAAGIRVIDDYGHHPTEIRATLAAARGVHSGRLVVVFQPHRYSRTRDLFEDFAAAFHEADVVWVTEIYAAGESKLPGVEGLTLADAVRARGHRDVRFAADLATLPDRLVPELRPGDWVLTLGAGDVTRLGPRLLAALEARA, via the coding sequence ATGAAACGGCGCTTTCGCGGCATCGATCGGGTGCACTTCATCGGTATCGGCGGCATCGGCATGTGTGGGATCGCCGAACTTCTCCACGGCCTGGGCTACACGATCACCGGTTCGGACCTTGCCGAAGGACCGACGGTCGACCGGCTGAGAACCCTGGGTATCAGCGTGGTCTCTGGCCACGATGAAACGAATGTCGGCGCTGCGGATGTGGTCGTCGTTTCCTCGGCGATCCGTGCCAACAACCCGGAGATCGCTGAGGCCACACGCCAAGGGATCCCGGTGATCCCTCGGGCCGAGATGCTGGCCGAGCTGATGCGGCTGCAGGATGGCATCGCGGTGGCGGGAACCCACGGCAAGACCACGACCACCTCACTGATCGCGCACGTGCTCGAGCACGCCGGACTCGACCCCACCGCGGTGGTGGGCGGACGCATCGCCGGGGCTGGCGAACGCACCGGGGCCCGCCTCGGACAGGGCGCCTTCCTGGTCGCCGAAGCGGACGAGAGCGACGGCTCCTTTCTACGCCTCGCACCCGTCATCGCCGTGATCACCAACGTGGAGCCCGAGCATCTCGACCACTACGGCAGCGAGGAAGCCCTCCAGGATGCCTTCGTGCAGTTTGCGAACCGGGTGCCCTTCTTCGGCGTCTGCGTCGTCTGCCTCGATCACCCGGGCGTTCAGGAATTGCTGCCCCGGCTGACTCGCCGCCGCAGCACCTACGGGTTCTCTCCCCAGGCCGAGTGGGGCGCAGGAGAGCCTGAGTTCCACGTCGACGGCTCCCGCTTCGAGGTGCGCCAAGGCGACCAGGCGCTTGGCCTGATCGATCTGCCCCTCGCCGGTCGCCACAATGTGCTGAACGCGTTGGCCGCGGTCGCGGTCGCTGGCGAGGCGGGCGTGTCCTTCCAGGACACGAGCGAAGCCCTCGCACGCTTCCCTGGGGTCGAGCGACGCTTCGAAACCAAGGGCGACGCCGCCGGGATCCGGGTGATCGACGACTACGGCCACCACCCCACCGAGATCCGCGCAACCCTGGCAGCCGCACGCGGCGTCCACTCCGGGCGATTGGTGGTCGTCTTCCAGCCCCACCGGTACTCGCGCACCCGCGATCTGTTCGAGGATTTCGCGGCGGCGTTTCATGAGGCGGACGTGGTCTGGGTGACCGAGATCTACGCCGCCGGCGAATCGAAGCTCCCCGGCGTCGAAGGCCTGACCCTCGCCGACGCCGTCCGCGCGCGGGGACATCGGGATGTCCGCTTCGCAGCGGACCTTGCGACCCTTCCGGATCGGCTCGTCCCCGAGCTGCGACCCGGCGACTGGGTCCTCACCCTCGGCGCCGGTGACGTCACGCGCCTTGGCCCGCGTTTGCTTGCGGCCCTGGAGGCTCGCGCATGA
- the murB gene encoding UDP-N-acetylmuramate dehydrogenase — MIAPDVREALQHAVGDAVEFEADTSRLTSLRVGGPADALATPPDRPALARLLATCHAHGLRNRVIGRGFNMLIRDEGYDGVLIRLSRFRALEERPGPRIFAEAGVSHASLTRFCRDRGLSGLEYGAGIPGSLGGWIAMNAGIGPRETRDVALEIEVIGPLGDEPRWIPRDELQFEYRALRGLEPGTVVVSALLEVKPATPEEVGAEVERLLAHRAATQPLDIPSCGSVFKNPPGGFAGQLIEAAGLKGSQQGGVMISPVHANFIVNTRVGSGARADDVLTLIERARSDVERSTGIRLETEVQILGRTHS, encoded by the coding sequence ATGATCGCGCCGGACGTCCGAGAGGCTTTGCAGCATGCGGTCGGCGACGCCGTCGAATTCGAGGCGGACACGAGCCGCCTCACCTCGCTTCGCGTCGGCGGGCCGGCGGATGCACTTGCCACACCTCCGGACCGCCCTGCCCTCGCCCGCCTGTTGGCGACTTGTCATGCCCACGGCCTGCGCAACCGGGTAATCGGCCGGGGCTTCAACATGTTGATCCGCGACGAGGGCTACGATGGCGTGCTGATCCGGCTCTCCCGCTTCCGAGCCCTGGAAGAGCGCCCGGGCCCGCGAATCTTCGCAGAGGCGGGCGTGAGCCATGCGAGCCTCACGCGCTTCTGTCGGGATCGCGGTCTCTCCGGCCTCGAGTACGGCGCGGGCATTCCCGGCAGCCTGGGTGGCTGGATCGCGATGAATGCCGGAATCGGCCCGCGGGAAACCCGGGACGTCGCCCTGGAGATCGAAGTCATCGGACCCCTCGGCGATGAGCCGCGGTGGATCCCGCGCGACGAGCTGCAGTTCGAGTATCGCGCCCTGCGCGGCCTCGAACCCGGGACGGTTGTGGTTTCCGCTTTGCTCGAGGTGAAACCTGCGACCCCGGAAGAAGTGGGCGCCGAAGTCGAACGGTTGCTCGCCCACCGGGCGGCGACCCAGCCTCTCGACATTCCCTCCTGCGGCTCGGTCTTCAAGAACCCGCCGGGCGGCTTCGCCGGGCAACTGATCGAGGCGGCCGGCCTCAAGGGCTCGCAGCAGGGAGGCGTCATGATCTCGCCTGTCCACGCCAACTTCATCGTCAACACGCGCGTCGGCAGCGGGGCCCGCGCCGACGACGTGTTGACGCTGATCGAGCGCGCTCGCAGCGACGTCGAGCGTTCAACCGGCATTCGCCTCGAAACCGAGGTGCAGATTCTGGGGAGAACCCACTCATGA
- a CDS encoding FtsQ-type POTRA domain-containing protein: protein MKTRRPPSRRMRRIARWLTWTAAAVTGLAVGTFGWNQLGSRVAPQHTAVAALELSGNQRVAPEALAVLAGIRPGTPLGAVDLEAVRVRIAGHPWIASARVTALPPRRLLVGVEERTPRALTRTATGMRFVDGSGVAFAPAPAAGGIPELRRAPAPGSPSGSEAALEAPDPDLVAGIQVLDGLAREGLPAPLHVEVGQDEAGSHPAFAWRRGETLQRVVLGEGELETKLARLARLVQADLRQAREAVQLDLRFRGRVILRPQGDEAVTDVTQDDDRPLGQGV, encoded by the coding sequence ATGAAGACCCGACGACCTCCCAGCCGACGCATGCGCCGGATCGCGCGATGGCTGACCTGGACCGCCGCCGCAGTGACAGGCCTTGCGGTAGGCACGTTCGGCTGGAACCAGCTGGGAAGCCGGGTCGCTCCGCAACACACCGCCGTAGCGGCGCTCGAACTCTCTGGCAACCAGCGTGTCGCCCCTGAGGCACTGGCGGTCCTGGCTGGCATCCGCCCGGGAACACCGCTCGGCGCCGTCGATCTCGAGGCCGTTCGCGTTCGCATCGCCGGCCATCCCTGGATCGCCAGTGCACGGGTGACGGCCCTGCCGCCGCGTCGCTTGCTGGTCGGGGTCGAGGAGCGCACACCCAGAGCCTTGACCCGAACGGCCACAGGAATGCGTTTCGTCGACGGCAGCGGCGTGGCGTTCGCTCCCGCGCCTGCGGCGGGTGGAATCCCGGAGCTACGCCGTGCGCCGGCGCCTGGAAGCCCTTCGGGTTCGGAGGCAGCTCTCGAAGCCCCGGACCCGGACCTCGTTGCGGGTATCCAGGTCCTCGATGGCCTTGCCCGAGAGGGATTGCCCGCACCTCTCCACGTCGAGGTCGGCCAGGACGAAGCCGGTAGCCATCCCGCCTTTGCCTGGCGCCGCGGCGAAACCCTGCAGCGCGTGGTGCTAGGCGAGGGAGAGCTCGAGACGAAGCTCGCTCGTCTCGCCCGCCTCGTGCAGGCGGATCTGCGCCAGGCCCGTGAGGCCGTGCAGCTCGATCTGCGTTTTCGCGGACGCGTGATCCTGCGTCCGCAGGGAGATGAAGCGGTCACGGATGTGACCCAGGACGACGACCGGCCGCTTGGCCAGGGCGTTTGA
- the ftsA gene encoding cell division protein FtsA, with protein sequence MARKDDLIVGLDIGTTKICAIVAERKENGVDIVGIGTHPSKGLRKGVVVDIDATVDSIKNAVEEAELMADCEISSVYAGIAGGHIDGLNSHGVVAVKDREVSENDVRRVIDAAKAVAIPMDREVIHVIPQEFIIDDQDGIREPLGMSGVRLEAQIHIVTAAVTSAQNIVKCANKAGLNVVDIVLEPLASAEAVLASDERDLGVCLIDIGGGTTDIAVFSEGSIKHTSVLSLGGYHITNDIAVGLRTPFDEAERIKKRFGVASSRYLGSDDVITVPSVGGRRPREVSRKILCEIIEPRIDEILSLVRQELVRAGLEDKIPSGVVLTGGASALTGAPDLAEEIFESPVRQGQPTHVGGLQDVVRSPMYATGVGLVLFGHSSSGRHQSRFRIRDESIFRRVKQRMRDWFYGEFE encoded by the coding sequence ATGGCACGTAAAGACGATTTGATCGTCGGTCTCGACATCGGGACCACCAAGATCTGCGCGATCGTCGCAGAACGAAAAGAAAACGGAGTCGACATCGTCGGGATCGGAACCCATCCGTCGAAGGGGTTGCGAAAAGGCGTGGTGGTAGACATCGACGCCACCGTCGATTCCATCAAGAACGCCGTCGAGGAAGCCGAGTTGATGGCCGATTGCGAGATCTCCTCGGTCTACGCAGGCATCGCCGGGGGCCATATCGACGGTTTGAACTCCCACGGGGTCGTGGCGGTGAAGGACCGGGAGGTCTCCGAGAACGATGTGCGTCGGGTGATCGACGCGGCCAAGGCCGTGGCGATCCCGATGGACCGAGAGGTGATCCATGTGATCCCTCAGGAGTTCATCATCGACGATCAGGACGGGATCCGCGAGCCGCTGGGCATGAGTGGCGTGCGACTCGAAGCCCAGATCCACATCGTCACGGCGGCGGTCACGAGTGCCCAGAACATCGTGAAATGTGCGAACAAGGCCGGCCTCAACGTGGTGGACATCGTGCTCGAGCCCCTGGCCTCCGCCGAAGCCGTACTGGCCAGCGACGAGCGGGACCTGGGGGTCTGCTTGATCGATATCGGCGGGGGGACCACGGATATCGCGGTCTTCTCCGAAGGGTCGATCAAGCACACATCGGTGCTCTCGCTAGGCGGCTACCACATCACGAACGACATCGCGGTGGGCCTTCGCACACCCTTCGACGAAGCCGAACGCATCAAGAAGCGGTTCGGAGTGGCGTCCTCACGCTATCTCGGCTCCGACGATGTGATCACCGTGCCTAGCGTCGGTGGGCGAAGGCCGCGGGAAGTCTCACGCAAGATCCTCTGCGAGATCATCGAGCCGCGTATCGACGAGATCCTCTCCCTGGTTCGCCAGGAACTGGTTCGCGCTGGCCTCGAAGACAAGATCCCGTCCGGCGTCGTGCTGACCGGTGGCGCGTCGGCCCTGACCGGTGCGCCCGATCTGGCCGAGGAGATCTTCGAATCTCCGGTGCGCCAGGGCCAGCCGACCCACGTGGGTGGACTGCAGGACGTGGTGCGTAGCCCGATGTACGCCACGGGCGTCGGCCTCGTGTTGTTCGGCCACTCGTCCAGCGGTCGCCACCAGAGCCGTTTCCGCATCCGGGACGAATCGATCTTTCGGCGCGTGAAGCAGCGCATGCGGGACTGGTTCTATGGGGAGTTCGAGTAG
- the ftsZ gene encoding cell division protein FtsZ yields MLEFEDSGELHARIKVVGCGGAGGNALDTMIRAGLSGVEFVAANTDAQALEHKLAPTKVQLGPQVTRGLGCGANPEKGRAAALEDRDKLRDMLIGSDMVFVTAGLGGGTGTGAAPVIAEVAREIGALTVAVVTKPFPFEGRQRTKHAEQGLDELHRVVDTLITIPNQRLLALAGKDTPMTAAFTLADDVLVNAVRGISDLITVHGLINLDFADVRTIMNEMGMALMGTGAANGENRAQDAAYAAISSPLLEDVSIDGARGVLINITGGPDMTLYEVNEASTLVQEAAHEEANIIFGAVIDETVGEGELRVTVIATGLDDGRVRVGERTPARESLAELRPLDMPAAAAPDAVAPPPAAEQTTEAVPFVAEPVRPAAEDVASPDEFVSPFEDELDVPTFLRKRRQAGLPQEEEDDRESPAFLRRSAD; encoded by the coding sequence CTGCTCGAATTCGAAGATTCGGGCGAGCTCCATGCGCGGATCAAAGTCGTCGGCTGCGGCGGTGCGGGTGGCAATGCGCTGGACACGATGATCCGAGCCGGCCTGTCCGGCGTCGAGTTCGTGGCGGCCAACACGGATGCCCAGGCACTCGAACACAAGCTGGCACCGACCAAGGTCCAACTCGGACCGCAAGTGACCCGTGGTCTCGGTTGCGGCGCGAACCCGGAAAAGGGTCGTGCGGCGGCCCTCGAGGATCGCGACAAGTTGCGCGACATGCTGATCGGCTCGGACATGGTCTTCGTCACCGCCGGGCTCGGCGGCGGTACGGGCACCGGCGCCGCACCGGTCATTGCCGAGGTCGCCCGCGAGATCGGCGCCCTGACGGTTGCCGTCGTGACGAAGCCGTTCCCGTTCGAGGGGCGGCAACGCACGAAGCACGCGGAGCAGGGGCTCGACGAGCTGCACCGTGTCGTGGACACGCTGATCACGATCCCGAACCAGCGCCTTCTGGCGTTGGCCGGCAAGGACACGCCCATGACGGCGGCGTTCACGCTGGCGGACGACGTGCTCGTGAACGCGGTCCGGGGCATCTCGGACCTGATCACGGTACACGGCTTGATCAACCTGGATTTCGCCGATGTACGCACGATCATGAACGAGATGGGCATGGCGCTGATGGGTACGGGAGCCGCCAACGGCGAGAACCGCGCCCAGGACGCGGCCTACGCGGCGATCTCGAGCCCGTTGCTCGAGGACGTCTCGATCGACGGCGCACGGGGGGTGTTGATCAACATCACCGGCGGGCCGGACATGACCCTCTACGAGGTGAACGAGGCATCGACACTGGTCCAGGAAGCCGCACACGAGGAGGCGAACATCATCTTCGGCGCGGTCATCGACGAGACGGTGGGCGAGGGCGAACTCCGCGTCACGGTGATCGCCACGGGCCTCGACGATGGCCGTGTGCGGGTGGGCGAGCGCACGCCGGCCCGCGAAAGCCTGGCCGAGCTTCGCCCGCTGGACATGCCTGCCGCAGCGGCGCCCGACGCGGTCGCGCCGCCTCCTGCGGCCGAGCAGACGACCGAGGCCGTGCCCTTCGTCGCGGAGCCCGTGCGTCCCGCGGCCGAGGATGTGGCCAGCCCTGACGAGTTCGTCTCGCCCTTCGAAGACGAGCTCGATGTGCCGACCTTCCTGCGCAAACGACGCCAGGCGGGCCTGCCTCAGGAAGAAGAGGACGATCGTGAATCGCCCGCCTTCCTGCGGAGATCGGCGGACTAG
- a CDS encoding enoyl-CoA hydratase/isomerase family protein yields MTEPLLLIDRRDGIATVTFNDPARLNAMTEAMGEAISSAMGELAREDAVRVVILTGAGRAFSAGGDLDMIDRMGTAGRADPGGATRAHNRDFMRRFYGLYLAMRELPQPTIAAVNGHAIGAGCCVALACDIRLAAEEAKLGLNFTRLGIHPGMAATWTLPRLVGPAHAAELLFTGRLLDGPEAARIGMVNRSLPREKVGAEALAMAETIAQASPLAVRGTKRSLAKTATASLDEQLGTEAHEQSLCYEDADLAEGLMAAREKRPPRFSGR; encoded by the coding sequence ATGACAGAGCCGCTTCTCCTCATCGATCGCCGGGATGGAATCGCGACGGTCACCTTCAATGATCCGGCGCGCCTGAATGCCATGACCGAAGCCATGGGCGAAGCCATCTCGAGCGCGATGGGCGAACTCGCGCGAGAGGATGCCGTGCGGGTGGTGATCCTGACCGGTGCGGGCCGGGCGTTCTCCGCCGGTGGCGACCTGGACATGATCGATCGCATGGGCACTGCGGGACGCGCTGATCCCGGCGGTGCGACCCGTGCCCACAATCGCGATTTCATGCGGCGCTTCTACGGCCTCTACCTGGCGATGCGCGAGTTGCCCCAGCCGACGATCGCTGCGGTGAACGGCCATGCCATCGGTGCCGGCTGCTGCGTGGCCCTCGCCTGCGATATCCGCCTGGCCGCCGAAGAGGCCAAGCTCGGGCTCAACTTCACACGCCTCGGCATCCACCCGGGCATGGCGGCGACCTGGACGCTTCCCCGCCTCGTCGGCCCGGCCCACGCGGCCGAGTTGCTCTTCACGGGCCGCCTCCTGGATGGCCCGGAGGCCGCGCGAATCGGCATGGTGAACCGGAGCCTGCCCCGCGAGAAGGTTGGGGCGGAAGCCCTCGCGATGGCGGAAACGATCGCCCAGGCGTCCCCACTCGCGGTCCGCGGCACCAAACGCTCCCTCGCAAAGACCGCCACGGCCAGCCTCGATGAGCAACTCGGAACCGAGGCCCACGAGCAAAGCCTCTGCTACGAGGACGCCGACCTCGCCGAGGGCCTGATGGCGGCAAGGGAGAAACGCCCTCCCCGTTTCTCGGGTCGCTAG